From one Prochlorococcus marinus str. MIT 0912 genomic stretch:
- a CDS encoding TerC family protein, which produces MDSASLRSLTPLLDGIDRWVELAPLLPIIISLELILSADNAVALASITKNLNNIDLQKRALNIGIFIALILRIFVILTAQFFLNFWPVKLIGGIYLLSLSITKLISKNNNESINDDNSTGIKSLFKVILLLSVTDLAFSIDSITAAVAISDQFLLVITGAIIGVIALRFTSGLFIKWLQIYINLEKAGYIAVGIIGMKLIIQLLFNQLILPEYLFFLIMLFLFLWGFSRKGSDI; this is translated from the coding sequence ATGGATTCAGCATCTCTTAGGTCATTAACTCCTTTACTTGATGGTATCGATAGATGGGTTGAGTTGGCACCTCTTTTACCAATAATTATATCTTTAGAACTTATTTTATCTGCAGATAATGCTGTAGCACTAGCCTCAATAACAAAGAATCTTAATAATATTGATCTTCAGAAGAGAGCACTCAATATAGGGATATTTATAGCTTTAATCTTAAGAATATTTGTAATTCTTACTGCACAATTCTTCTTAAACTTTTGGCCAGTAAAGTTAATTGGTGGTATTTATTTATTATCTTTATCAATTACTAAATTGATTTCTAAAAACAATAATGAATCAATTAATGATGATAATTCAACTGGTATAAAATCACTTTTTAAGGTTATTCTTTTATTGTCAGTAACTGATTTAGCCTTTTCAATTGATAGTATTACTGCTGCGGTAGCAATCAGTGATCAATTTCTTTTAGTTATTACAGGAGCAATCATCGGAGTTATTGCATTAAGGTTCACCTCAGGTTTATTTATTAAATGGTTACAGATCTATATTAATCTTGAAAAAGCTGGTTATATCGCAGTCGGTATTATTGGAATGAAGTTAATAATCCAATTATTATTTAACCAATTAATCTTACCAGAATACTTATTTTTCCTAATAATGTTATTTCTATTTCTTTGGGGTTTTTCTAGAAAAGGATCTGATATTTAA